A genomic region of uncultured Paludibaculum sp. contains the following coding sequences:
- a CDS encoding pentapeptide repeat-containing protein has product MTPLSIDAVAGGEELEDVLVQGGDLSGRKLRSLMARSAVFQGVSFAETEIASARLRDVRFVNCDLSNANWWGVEATRVEFIDCRLMGMAAVECHWQDVLLERCEARYIRLSDGRTSTCEFRNSNLSEADLRSAHLEGALFDKVLLKKADLSHARLQGTDLCGAEIDGITVFAEDVRGALVNPAQAMDLARLLGVVIK; this is encoded by the coding sequence TTGACCCCGCTCAGCATCGACGCCGTGGCCGGCGGTGAGGAGTTGGAGGATGTTCTCGTTCAGGGAGGCGACCTTTCGGGACGCAAGCTCCGTTCGCTGATGGCAAGGTCCGCCGTCTTTCAAGGGGTGTCGTTTGCCGAGACCGAGATTGCGTCAGCACGGCTGCGCGACGTGCGGTTTGTGAACTGTGACCTCTCCAACGCCAACTGGTGGGGGGTCGAGGCAACCCGGGTGGAGTTCATCGATTGCCGATTGATGGGCATGGCGGCGGTGGAATGCCACTGGCAGGATGTGCTGCTGGAACGCTGTGAGGCCCGCTATATCCGGCTGTCGGATGGGCGGACCAGCACCTGCGAGTTCAGGAACAGCAACTTGTCGGAAGCAGACCTGCGGTCCGCGCATCTGGAAGGGGCCCTCTTCGACAAAGTGCTGTTGAAGAAGGCGGATCTCAGCCACGCCCGGTTGCAGGGCACCGATCTCTGCGGCGCGGAGATCGACGGCATCACGGTGTTCGCCGAGGATGTGCGCGGCGCTCTGGTGAATCCGGCGCAGGCCATGGATCTGGCAAGGCTGCTGGGTGTAGTGATCAAGTAA
- a CDS encoding energy-coupling factor ABC transporter permease, whose protein sequence is MHIPDGFLSAPVWAGLATVSVPSIGMLARRAQAGLQDTRLPLMGVMGAFVFAAQMINFPVGIGTSGHLVGGALLAATLGPAPAAIVMTAILTIQALVFQDGGLLALGANVFNMAIAGVLAGYWPYRLLARTRGRRVGIALGGFLSVFVSALLCLGELLLSGIHIPKHALGIGLIVFCITALLEGAITLAVLGSLEKMNPRWLRAPETEGRPALILLGLLALVLVSAGFLAASALPDGLERVAGLAGLNGAAPATVEPWLRQAGMGLAGLTATFLACYLVGRWIVRWRNA, encoded by the coding sequence ATGCATATCCCCGATGGCTTCCTGTCCGCCCCCGTATGGGCCGGACTCGCGACTGTCAGCGTGCCTTCGATCGGCATGCTGGCGCGGCGCGCGCAAGCCGGGCTTCAGGACACGCGACTGCCTCTCATGGGCGTGATGGGCGCTTTTGTCTTCGCCGCCCAGATGATCAACTTCCCCGTGGGCATCGGCACCAGCGGCCATCTCGTCGGCGGAGCGCTGCTGGCGGCTACCCTTGGGCCCGCGCCGGCGGCCATCGTGATGACGGCCATCCTCACGATTCAGGCTCTGGTTTTTCAGGATGGCGGTCTGCTGGCGCTGGGCGCGAACGTGTTCAACATGGCGATCGCGGGCGTCCTGGCCGGCTATTGGCCTTACCGGTTGCTGGCGCGGACGCGCGGCCGCAGGGTCGGCATTGCCCTGGGCGGATTCCTAAGCGTCTTCGTCTCGGCGCTGCTCTGCCTTGGGGAACTCCTACTATCCGGTATCCACATTCCAAAGCATGCGCTGGGCATTGGATTGATTGTTTTCTGCATCACGGCCCTGCTGGAAGGCGCGATCACCCTGGCCGTCCTGGGGTCCCTGGAAAAGATGAATCCGCGCTGGCTGCGCGCGCCAGAAACCGAAGGCCGACCGGCCCTGATCTTGTTGGGTCTGCTGGCTCTGGTTCTGGTCTCCGCTGGATTTCTGGCGGCATCCGCCCTGCCTGACGGGCTGGAGCGCGTCGCCGGCCTGGCCGGTTTGAACGGGGCTGCGCCGGCCACTGTGGAACCCTGGCTGCGGCAGGCCGGGATGGGCCTCGCAGGACTGACGGCCACATTCCTGGCCTGCTATCTCGTTGGCCGATGGATCGTCCGGTGGCGCAACGCATAG
- a CDS encoding energy-coupling factor transporter transmembrane component T → MAQRIGPANFAFDEWSRRKTVLHGLDPRGKIVACLALLILTGVWPLAWTLSALAIVLIFVARLPLFALAARAAVVLPFTVVFAALTAWTGDTHRAVALLWKSYLSALWVCLLMASTPLERLLEGAARLGTPRLLIDVMHFTWRYIAVISAQAWRMRTAALARGGDRSFQVSASSLAVLFASSYARAERIHRAMLARGAAGGVR, encoded by the coding sequence GTGGCGCAACGCATAGGCCCGGCGAACTTCGCCTTCGACGAGTGGAGCCGCCGGAAGACGGTCCTTCACGGGCTGGACCCTCGCGGCAAGATCGTGGCCTGCCTCGCACTGCTGATCCTCACCGGTGTGTGGCCGTTGGCCTGGACGCTGAGCGCCCTGGCAATCGTACTGATTTTCGTCGCTCGCCTGCCTCTTTTCGCACTGGCCGCAAGGGCCGCGGTGGTCCTGCCGTTCACGGTCGTCTTTGCGGCTCTGACGGCCTGGACAGGGGATACACACCGCGCCGTGGCATTGCTGTGGAAGAGTTATCTCTCGGCCCTGTGGGTCTGTCTCCTGATGGCCTCCACCCCACTGGAGAGGCTATTGGAAGGCGCGGCCCGGCTGGGGACTCCCCGGTTGCTGATCGACGTGATGCACTTCACCTGGCGGTATATCGCGGTGATCTCCGCCCAGGCCTGGCGCATGCGGACGGCGGCGCTGGCACGGGGTGGCGACCGGTCGTTCCAGGTGTCGGCGTCCAGCCTGGCGGTGCTTTTCGCCAGCTCCTACGCGCGAGCTGAACGAATTCATCGGGCAATGCTCGCACGCGGGGCAGCAGGAGGCGTCCGTTGA
- a CDS encoding M91 family zinc metallopeptidase, producing the protein MPFQYGSGILIKGCRRDGGKIAAMSGSKATEFIDATKGWLDALKRTATGARLLAEIDNTGHTVEIYRTWDITDGNYQGGDDPDLAMVKPFTTRNADGTTELQVVLDRASQDTSGRTKLQKFFGIGKAKPKFLKKEAIARLVGVTPSELAQMEGGTKTIPPVVDARLRSYLYHFLTPGKGCPCHVVFNHLRDNLSARHRTYLPMSHNWEHRPPGIALGHELIHAWRVVAGMVLFKYGWEEEAMTVGLPPFSFMEFTENKLRVEYGGLAIRPDYQNLMPETPLTTGLKLGVDRTDMSWQGKQSALHTQQHLAQALSARRRAMGYDEEDGF; encoded by the coding sequence GTGCCGTTTCAATACGGTTCCGGGATTCTGATCAAAGGCTGCCGTAGAGACGGCGGCAAAATTGCAGCGATGAGCGGCTCGAAGGCGACGGAGTTCATTGACGCTACCAAGGGCTGGCTGGATGCTCTCAAGCGGACCGCAACCGGGGCGCGGCTGCTGGCCGAGATCGACAACACCGGGCATACCGTGGAGATCTACCGGACCTGGGACATCACGGACGGTAACTATCAGGGCGGGGATGATCCCGATCTGGCCATGGTGAAGCCATTCACCACCCGCAATGCCGACGGGACCACCGAGCTTCAGGTTGTCCTCGACCGCGCGAGTCAGGACACCAGCGGCCGAACGAAGCTCCAGAAGTTTTTCGGCATCGGCAAGGCCAAGCCGAAGTTCCTCAAGAAGGAGGCCATTGCCCGCCTCGTGGGCGTCACGCCTTCCGAGCTTGCCCAAATGGAAGGCGGGACGAAGACCATTCCACCGGTAGTCGATGCACGGCTCCGATCGTATCTGTACCACTTCCTCACGCCGGGGAAGGGCTGTCCGTGCCACGTCGTGTTCAACCACCTGCGTGATAACCTCAGCGCCAGGCACAGGACCTACCTGCCGATGTCGCACAACTGGGAGCATCGCCCGCCGGGCATCGCGCTCGGCCACGAACTCATCCATGCGTGGCGCGTGGTCGCCGGCATGGTGCTGTTCAAGTACGGCTGGGAGGAGGAGGCGATGACCGTGGGCCTTCCGCCCTTCTCCTTCATGGAGTTTACGGAAAACAAACTGCGCGTCGAGTATGGCGGTCTCGCCATCCGGCCCGACTATCAAAACCTGATGCCGGAGACGCCACTGACCACCGGCCTGAAGCTGGGCGTCGACCGCACCGACATGTCCTGGCAAGGCAAGCAGAGCGCCCTGCATACCCAGCAGCACCTGGCTCAGGCTCTCTCGGCGCGACGCCGGGCCATGGGCTACGACGAAGAAGACGGATTCTGA
- a CDS encoding MBL fold metallo-hydrolase has translation MKNTMLLADTGQQEDTNVNVDNTSRAGRLGSDELVPSRYALKVGEIEVLVVSDGVLPLSAITMTTNAEPAARAAWQHDMFLPDTFDWPLNAVVVRSGGRTILIDAGLGADPDLHLPQAGRLAQRLEAAGIDLASVTDVVLTHMHMDHIGGLLVDGMRNRLRPDLRVHLAAAEVEFWASPDFSRTSMPLGFPDALRSAAKRFLDEYRSQLRTFAEEYEVAPGVMVRRTGGHTPGHSVVCLSSGGDGLTFAGDAVFPVGFERPDWHNGFEHDPEEAARVRVRLLQELAKTGALLVATHMPFPSVGRVAVAGDAFRWVPAFWDY, from the coding sequence ATGAAGAACACAATGTTGCTTGCTGATACTGGTCAGCAAGAGGATACGAACGTGAACGTGGACAACACCTCACGTGCCGGTAGACTGGGGTCCGATGAGTTGGTTCCGTCACGCTACGCGTTGAAGGTCGGCGAGATTGAGGTGCTTGTGGTCAGCGACGGGGTGCTGCCGCTTTCAGCCATCACTATGACCACCAACGCCGAGCCCGCTGCCCGCGCGGCCTGGCAGCACGACATGTTCCTACCGGACACTTTCGATTGGCCGCTGAACGCGGTTGTGGTGCGCAGCGGTGGCCGGACCATACTCATCGACGCTGGTCTAGGGGCGGACCCTGACTTGCACCTGCCGCAGGCCGGGCGGTTGGCCCAGCGACTGGAGGCCGCCGGCATCGATCTTGCATCCGTTACGGATGTGGTGCTCACCCACATGCACATGGACCATATTGGGGGGTTGCTCGTCGACGGGATGAGGAACCGGCTGCGTCCGGATTTGCGGGTCCACCTGGCGGCCGCGGAGGTGGAGTTCTGGGCGTCGCCCGATTTCTCCCGCACCTCCATGCCGTTGGGATTCCCCGACGCGCTTCGGTCGGCCGCCAAGCGGTTCTTGGACGAGTACCGAAGCCAATTGCGGACGTTCGCGGAGGAGTACGAGGTGGCACCAGGGGTGATGGTCCGTCGCACCGGTGGCCACACTCCAGGGCACAGCGTTGTGTGTCTGTCGTCCGGCGGCGACGGGCTGACATTTGCCGGCGACGCCGTATTTCCGGTCGGCTTCGAACGCCCCGACTGGCACAACGGCTTCGAACACGATCCCGAGGAGGCGGCTCGCGTTCGCGTCCGTCTTTTGCAGGAGTTGGCAAAGACCGGCGCGTTGCTGGTGGCGACTCATATGCCGTTCCCGTCTGTCGGCCGAGTGGCGGTCGCCGGCGACGCCTTTCGTTGGGTGCCGGCCTTCTGGGACTACTAA
- a CDS encoding cupin domain-containing protein: protein MTRSRSQLVLALLLASIAMAQDAKVSPLMSKDLTEFPGKEGLMIAVEYPPGASDPIHRHYAHGFLYVLEGSIVMQVKDGNEITLTPGMTFYEGPKDVHVVGRNASRTKPAKFLVFLIKDKGAPVLVPEK, encoded by the coding sequence ATGACGAGATCAAGATCACAGTTGGTGCTGGCACTACTCTTGGCCAGCATCGCAATGGCGCAGGACGCCAAAGTGAGTCCGCTCATGTCGAAAGACTTGACGGAGTTTCCCGGCAAGGAAGGTCTGATGATTGCGGTCGAGTATCCGCCTGGCGCTTCCGACCCTATCCATCGCCACTACGCGCACGGGTTCCTCTACGTGCTGGAGGGTTCTATCGTGATGCAGGTGAAAGATGGAAACGAGATAACTCTGACGCCGGGCATGACCTTTTATGAAGGGCCCAAGGACGTCCACGTTGTGGGCCGCAACGCGAGCCGAACGAAGCCAGCGAAATTCCTTGTGTTCTTAATCAAAGACAAGGGCGCTCCGGTTCTGGTTCCGGAGAAGTAG
- a CDS encoding alpha/beta hydrolase, with protein MSTVRTKDGAELYYRDWGTGQAIVFSHGWPLSSEAWSGQMLFFAQHGYRVIAHDRRGHGRSTQTPAHNDMNSYADDLAAVMDQLDVKDAVVVGHSTGGGEVSRYIGRHGTNRVAKAVLISAVPPIMIKTDENPEGLPIEVFNGFRDSVANDPSQFYKDFAVLFFGANRPGAKVSQGLLDQIWFLSMQAGVQNVYECIKAFSETDFTDDLKKFDIPTLLLHGEDDQIVPVADTSRKAAKLIRDVKAIYYPGAPHGITATHMDQVNTDLLQFLKQGGQRWKAA; from the coding sequence ATGAGCACAGTAAGGACAAAAGACGGAGCAGAGCTCTACTACCGGGATTGGGGTACCGGACAGGCGATCGTCTTTAGTCACGGTTGGCCCTTATCGTCGGAGGCGTGGTCCGGTCAGATGCTGTTCTTCGCTCAGCATGGCTACCGCGTGATCGCCCATGATCGTCGGGGTCACGGTCGTTCAACGCAAACCCCGGCTCACAACGACATGAACAGTTACGCGGACGACCTCGCAGCAGTGATGGATCAGTTGGATGTGAAGGATGCCGTGGTGGTCGGCCACTCCACCGGAGGGGGCGAAGTGAGCCGCTATATCGGCCGCCATGGAACCAATCGCGTTGCCAAAGCAGTTCTCATTTCCGCGGTTCCGCCGATCATGATCAAAACGGACGAGAATCCGGAGGGACTCCCCATTGAAGTCTTTAATGGCTTCCGCGACAGTGTTGCCAACGATCCCTCCCAGTTCTACAAGGACTTTGCCGTTCTGTTCTTTGGGGCCAACAGGCCGGGAGCCAAAGTCTCGCAGGGCCTACTCGACCAGATCTGGTTCTTGAGCATGCAGGCCGGTGTGCAGAACGTCTATGAATGCATCAAGGCGTTCTCCGAAACCGATTTCACTGACGATCTCAAGAAATTCGACATCCCGACCCTGTTGCTCCACGGCGAGGACGACCAGATCGTTCCTGTGGCTGATACGTCCAGGAAGGCGGCAAAACTGATCAGGGACGTCAAGGCAATCTACTATCCCGGCGCGCCTCACGGCATTACGGCAACACACATGGATCAAGTCAACACTGACCTGCTGCAGTTCCTGAAGCAGGGCGGCCAGAGATGGAAGGCTGCTTGA
- a CDS encoding ABC transporter ATP-binding protein, whose protein sequence is MIESRGLRFQYDSGFEALRGVDFRLEAGQSMALLGPNGSGKTTFLLHLNGVLRGEGELKVCGLPVEPRHYVAIRRKVGFLFQDPEDQLFLPSILEDVCFGPLQTGLKQAEAEARAKAVLEQVGIRGGWDRPPYHLSGGEKQRVALAGILAVQPEILVLDEPTTHLDPPARRHLLELLQSLPQAKLVVTHDTAFARALCPRASFFEQGQVLAEGPTDEIVQRFNWAI, encoded by the coding sequence GTGATCGAGTCGCGCGGCTTGCGCTTCCAGTACGACAGTGGCTTCGAGGCGCTGCGTGGTGTCGATTTCCGGCTCGAAGCGGGCCAGAGCATGGCCCTGCTGGGCCCGAATGGGTCGGGCAAGACCACGTTCCTGCTGCACCTGAACGGCGTGCTGCGAGGCGAGGGCGAGTTAAAGGTATGCGGATTGCCGGTGGAGCCGCGGCACTACGTGGCGATCCGGCGCAAGGTGGGATTTCTGTTTCAGGACCCCGAGGACCAGCTCTTCCTGCCCAGTATCCTCGAGGACGTCTGCTTCGGCCCCTTGCAGACGGGCCTCAAGCAGGCGGAGGCCGAGGCACGAGCCAAGGCCGTCCTGGAGCAGGTGGGCATCCGTGGTGGTTGGGACCGTCCGCCGTACCATCTCAGCGGCGGCGAGAAACAACGCGTGGCCCTGGCGGGTATTCTCGCCGTGCAGCCCGAGATTCTGGTCCTGGACGAACCGACCACGCATCTGGACCCGCCCGCGCGGCGCCACCTGCTGGAACTGCTGCAATCGCTGCCGCAGGCCAAGCTGGTGGTGACGCACGATACCGCGTTTGCCCGGGCGCTTTGCCCGCGGGCCTCGTTCTTCGAACAAGGCCAGGTGCTGGCGGAAGGGCCGACGGACGAGATTGTCCAACGCTTCAACTGGGCGATCTAG
- a CDS encoding SDR family oxidoreductase produces the protein MSMKIVVIGGTGLIGSKLVAKLTARGHEAVAAAPNTGVNTLTGEGLEEVLKGASTVVDVSNSPSFEEKAVMEFFRTSTRNLLSQEAKAGVTHHVALSVVGTDRLQESPYMRAKLAQETLIEESGIPYSIVHATQFFEFVRSIADSATVGNQVRLAPVFIQPIAAEDVATAVAKVAVGRPLNGMVEVAGPERFRFDDFIRRGLGSRNDSREVVVDPNAPYFGTTLGELSLIASGDARIGEMRFDDWLSSATTSR, from the coding sequence ATGAGCATGAAGATTGTGGTGATTGGCGGAACCGGCCTTATCGGTTCAAAACTCGTTGCTAAACTGACGGCACGCGGCCATGAGGCTGTCGCGGCTGCACCCAACACAGGTGTCAACACCTTAACCGGGGAAGGGCTGGAAGAGGTTCTCAAGGGTGCCTCGACCGTCGTTGACGTCTCCAACTCGCCCTCGTTTGAGGAGAAGGCGGTGATGGAGTTCTTCAGGACCTCTACCCGAAACCTGCTCTCCCAGGAAGCCAAGGCGGGCGTGACACATCACGTTGCGCTATCGGTAGTAGGAACAGATCGTCTACAAGAGAGCCCCTACATGCGCGCCAAACTCGCGCAGGAAACGCTCATCGAAGAGTCGGGGATACCCTACTCGATCGTTCACGCAACTCAATTCTTCGAGTTCGTTCGGAGTATCGCCGATTCGGCAACAGTCGGCAACCAGGTTCGCCTGGCCCCCGTGTTCATCCAACCCATCGCCGCTGAAGACGTTGCCACCGCGGTCGCGAAGGTGGCCGTTGGCAGGCCTCTGAACGGCATGGTGGAAGTGGCGGGTCCAGAACGATTCCGGTTTGACGACTTCATTCGGCGAGGACTGGGAAGTCGCAATGATTCGCGCGAAGTAGTCGTCGATCCGAATGCGCCGTATTTCGGCACCACACTTGGTGAACTCTCCTTGATCGCGTCCGGTGACGCGAGAATCGGCGAAATGCGCTTCGACGATTGGCTTAGCTCTGCGACGACCTCACGGTAG
- a CDS encoding SRPBCC family protein has protein sequence MNRLQFLTTLLAAAKAGTPQSTVPQPATRPRAQRRQTEYTGRIAARPEAVFPLLCPVREYEWLDGWQCRMIYSDSGVAEDNCLFETNFHGQKMIWTVARYAPPRRIEFTVLAPDDLAVRLQIELKAHGSSTRIQWRRAFTGLSERGNLQIHEWRTERDAELTAGIEHFLKTGTMRKPEA, from the coding sequence ATGAATCGCCTGCAGTTCCTGACAACCCTACTAGCCGCGGCAAAAGCCGGAACCCCTCAATCCACCGTGCCCCAGCCCGCTACCAGGCCCCGAGCCCAACGTCGCCAGACGGAATACACAGGCCGGATCGCCGCCCGTCCTGAGGCGGTCTTTCCCCTCTTGTGCCCCGTCCGCGAGTACGAATGGCTGGACGGCTGGCAATGCCGGATGATCTACAGCGACAGCGGTGTAGCGGAAGACAACTGCCTCTTCGAAACCAACTTCCATGGCCAGAAGATGATCTGGACCGTGGCCCGCTACGCCCCCCCGCGGCGCATCGAGTTCACGGTTCTGGCGCCGGACGATCTGGCGGTCCGCCTTCAGATCGAACTGAAAGCCCACGGCTCCAGCACTCGCATCCAGTGGCGCCGCGCCTTCACCGGCCTCAGTGAGCGCGGCAACCTCCAAATTCACGAGTGGCGGACGGAGCGCGACGCCGAACTCACAGCCGGCATCGAGCATTTTCTGAAGACCGGAACGATGCGCAAGCCAGAGGCGTAG
- a CDS encoding MFS transporter: MPKPLEDETELTLQPMIAGRNKDISGRAERPTSAPWALAGLALSVLLSSLDTSIANTALPALAQVFSASFQGVQWIVLAYLLASTSLIVSVGRLGDLTGRRRLLMAGLVLFIASSALCAAAPALWLLIAARAAQGLGAAIMVALSMALASEIAPKAKTGTAMGLLGTTSAIGTSLGPSLGGLLIAGFGWRAIFLVNVPLGLLAVLLVCRHLPADRRATQRDGAGVDKVGTLLLALTLAAYALAMTVGRGTFGPMNLALLSAAAGGAGLFVFAQVRVKAPLIRLSMFHNPELGPSLAMSLLVSTVLIATLVVGPFYLSRTLGLGVAGVGLVMSAGPLVAALAGVPAGRLVDRLGASWMALVGLAAIASGTFLLSIIPAAFGVAGYLAPIAVTTAGYALFQAANNTAVMKDTGPDQRGVVSGLLNLSRNLGLITGASVMGAVFSHASGTSTITTARAADVASGMRVTFAVAAALIVVALAVAVGSQAAARRPSLGRQSC; the protein is encoded by the coding sequence ATGCCAAAGCCTCTGGAAGACGAAACTGAGCTCACGTTGCAGCCAATGATTGCAGGACGTAACAAGGACATCAGCGGGAGGGCGGAACGGCCCACATCGGCTCCGTGGGCGCTTGCCGGCCTCGCCCTGTCCGTCTTGCTGTCCTCGCTCGACACGAGCATCGCCAATACGGCCTTGCCTGCGCTGGCACAGGTGTTCAGTGCCTCTTTCCAAGGGGTCCAGTGGATCGTTCTCGCCTATCTCCTTGCCTCCACCAGCCTGATCGTCAGCGTGGGGCGGCTGGGTGATCTCACAGGCCGCCGCCGTCTGCTGATGGCCGGACTTGTCCTGTTCATCGCCTCTTCGGCCCTCTGCGCCGCGGCCCCCGCACTCTGGCTGCTGATTGCCGCCCGTGCGGCACAAGGCCTTGGAGCAGCCATAATGGTGGCACTTTCCATGGCGCTTGCCAGTGAGATCGCACCGAAGGCGAAAACCGGCACCGCCATGGGCCTGCTGGGCACTACATCCGCCATCGGCACGTCCCTCGGCCCGTCGCTCGGGGGGCTTCTCATTGCCGGATTCGGTTGGCGGGCCATCTTCCTTGTCAACGTACCGCTGGGCCTACTGGCCGTCTTGCTCGTGTGCCGTCATCTGCCCGCGGATCGGCGGGCAACGCAACGCGATGGGGCTGGCGTCGACAAGGTGGGCACGCTGTTGCTCGCTCTGACGCTGGCGGCCTATGCACTTGCGATGACCGTGGGCCGCGGCACTTTCGGCCCCATGAACCTCGCACTGCTGTCGGCGGCGGCCGGCGGCGCCGGGCTCTTCGTCTTCGCGCAAGTGAGAGTGAAAGCCCCATTGATCCGGCTGTCGATGTTCCACAATCCGGAGCTGGGTCCGAGCCTCGCCATGAGCCTGCTCGTCTCGACAGTCCTGATTGCGACGCTGGTGGTGGGGCCGTTCTATCTCTCGCGCACACTCGGGCTCGGAGTGGCCGGTGTTGGACTGGTCATGTCGGCCGGGCCCCTGGTCGCGGCCTTGGCCGGGGTGCCGGCCGGCCGCCTTGTGGACCGCCTTGGCGCGAGCTGGATGGCCCTCGTCGGCCTCGCGGCAATCGCGTCCGGCACCTTCCTGCTGTCCATCATTCCGGCAGCGTTTGGTGTTGCCGGCTATCTCGCACCCATCGCCGTGACGACGGCCGGCTATGCGTTGTTCCAGGCCGCCAACAACACCGCCGTCATGAAGGACACCGGTCCGGACCAGCGGGGCGTCGTCTCCGGCCTGCTCAATTTGTCGCGCAATCTCGGCCTCATCACCGGCGCTTCCGTGATGGGTGCTGTCTTTTCCCATGCATCGGGGACCAGCACCATCACAACGGCGCGGGCCGCGGACGTTGCTTCCGGGATGCGCGTCACGTTCGCAGTCGCGGCGGCGCTGATCGTTGTTGCACTGGCTGTCGCGGTGGGCAGCCAGGCTGCGGCAAGGCGCCCTTCACTCGGAAGACAATCGTGCTGA
- the purU gene encoding formyltetrahydrofolate deformylase — MAARQSAILLIGCPDAKGLVASVSGFLYEHGANILSADEHRDDASERFFMRIEWDLADFELDDAAFRSAFRNRVAERFHMDWRVEYSHKPLRVAVFVSRYLHCLADLLHRHKTGELAADIRLIVSNHEDAQRHAGFYGIPFEYIPLQPDRKAEAESRQLALLAEHGIDLVVLARYMQVLSPEFVARHAGRIINVHHSFLPAFSGAKPYHAAFERGVKLIGATAHYVTEILDDGPIIDQEVIRVSHRDQLEELIEKGRDAERMVLSRAVRWHLQHRVLLCGKKTVIFD; from the coding sequence GTGGCTGCAAGACAAAGCGCAATCCTTCTCATCGGCTGCCCGGACGCCAAGGGGCTCGTGGCGTCGGTATCTGGATTCCTTTACGAACACGGGGCGAATATCCTCTCCGCGGACGAGCACCGCGACGACGCCTCAGAGCGCTTCTTCATGCGCATCGAATGGGACTTGGCCGATTTCGAATTGGACGACGCTGCCTTCCGTTCCGCCTTCAGGAATCGCGTGGCGGAGCGTTTCCACATGGACTGGCGCGTGGAGTACTCCCATAAGCCGCTGCGCGTCGCGGTCTTTGTTTCGCGTTATCTGCACTGTCTGGCGGACCTGCTCCACCGGCACAAGACCGGCGAACTCGCTGCCGATATCCGGCTCATCGTCAGCAATCATGAGGACGCACAACGCCACGCCGGGTTCTATGGCATCCCCTTCGAATACATCCCGCTACAGCCAGACAGGAAAGCGGAGGCCGAATCGCGGCAGCTCGCGTTGTTGGCGGAGCATGGCATCGACCTGGTGGTGCTGGCGCGCTACATGCAGGTTCTGTCACCGGAATTCGTAGCCCGTCACGCCGGCCGCATCATCAATGTCCATCACTCGTTCCTCCCCGCTTTCAGCGGAGCCAAGCCCTATCACGCGGCCTTCGAACGAGGTGTGAAGCTGATCGGCGCCACGGCCCACTATGTGACGGAGATCCTGGACGACGGACCCATCATCGACCAGGAGGTGATCCGCGTCTCTCATCGCGATCAGTTGGAGGAGCTCATCGAGAAAGGCCGCGACGCCGAACGCATGGTCCTTTCACGAGCCGTGCGGTGGCACCTGCAGCACCGTGTCCTGTTGTGCGGCAAGAAGACGGTCATCTTCGACTAA
- a CDS encoding LysR family transcriptional regulator, with product MERPDLNLLFTLDVLLAEGSVAGAARRLRLSPSAMSRALARLRETTGDPLLVRAGRGLVPTPRATELRERVRQLVEDGAAVLRPVEKLNLKRLIRTFTLRTSEGFVENFGPALVARVCARAPGVRLRFVQKVDRDSTGLRDGSVDLETGVVGKATGPEVRAQALFRDRFVGVVRMGHPLSQGDVTPARYAAGRHIAVSRTGREEGPIDEALQPLGLGRSIATIVGGFSTAVALARETDLIATVPERHTGILRAGMHTFPLPVSVPEVTVSLLWHPRMDGDPAHRWLRGCVRDACAE from the coding sequence ATGGAGAGACCCGACCTCAACCTGTTGTTCACCCTGGATGTACTGCTGGCGGAAGGCAGCGTGGCGGGTGCGGCTCGACGGTTGCGCCTGAGCCCTTCGGCGATGAGCCGGGCGCTGGCGCGATTACGGGAGACGACGGGTGACCCGTTGCTAGTCCGGGCCGGACGGGGCCTTGTACCCACGCCTCGAGCAACCGAACTGCGCGAGCGGGTCAGGCAGTTGGTCGAGGACGGAGCAGCGGTCCTGCGCCCCGTGGAGAAGCTCAACCTCAAGCGGCTCATCCGCACCTTCACGTTGCGAACCAGTGAGGGCTTCGTGGAGAACTTCGGGCCGGCGCTGGTGGCCCGAGTCTGCGCGCGGGCGCCCGGTGTGCGGCTGCGCTTCGTCCAGAAGGTGGATAGGGACAGCACGGGGCTGCGCGACGGGAGCGTCGACCTGGAGACCGGGGTTGTCGGGAAGGCGACCGGACCGGAGGTGCGCGCGCAGGCGTTGTTCCGCGACCGCTTTGTGGGTGTCGTCCGCATGGGGCACCCGCTGAGCCAGGGCGACGTCACGCCGGCCCGCTATGCGGCCGGCCGGCACATCGCCGTCTCACGCACGGGCCGGGAAGAGGGCCCCATTGACGAAGCCTTGCAGCCCTTGGGCCTGGGCCGCTCAATCGCTACCATCGTCGGCGGCTTTTCGACTGCCGTGGCGCTGGCCCGCGAAACGGACCTGATCGCCACCGTGCCTGAACGGCACACCGGAATCCTGCGAGCAGGCATGCATACCTTTCCCCTTCCGGTCTCTGTGCCGGAAGTGACGGTCTCGCTGCTCTGGCATCCGAGGATGGATGGTGATCCCGCGCATCGCTGGCTGCGCGGGTGTGTTCGGGACGCCTGTGCGGAATAG